Within the Terriglobales bacterium genome, the region GACCAGCAGGCCCTCTTTGTCGCGCTCCAGCAGCGGGTCCCAATCGCTGCCCCAGATCACCTTGATCACGTTCCAGCCCGCCCCGCGGAACGCCGCTTCCAGCTCCTGGATGATCTGCCCGTTGCCGCGCACCGGTCCGTCGAGCCGCTGCAGGTTGCAGTTCACCACGAAGATCAGGTTGTCGAGCTGCTCGCGCGACGCCAGCGTGATCGCGCCCAGCGACTCCGGCTCGTCCATCTCGCCGTCGCCCAAAAACGCCCACACTTTGCTCTGCGACGGCCGCTTCAGCCCGCGGTCTTCCAGGTAGCGGTTGAACCGCGCCTGGTAGATCGCCATCAACGGACCCAGCCCCATCGAGACCGTGGGGAACTCCCAGAAGTTCGGCATCAGCCACGGGTGCGGATACGACGACAGTCCCCCGCCCGGCGCCATCTCGCGCCGGAAGTTCTCCATCTGCTGCTGCGTCAGGCGGCCCAGCAAGAACGCGCGCGCGTAGATGCCCGGAGAGGCGTGTCCCTGGAAGTAGATGATGTCGCCTTCCACGCCCTCGCCCTTGCCGTGGAAGAAGTGGTTGAACCCGACTTCGTAAAGGTTCGCCGCCGACGCAAACGTCGAAATGTGTCCCCCGATTCCCTCTTCGTGCTTGTTGGCGCGCACCACCATCGCCAGCGCGTTCCAGCGCACGATGCTCTTGATGCGCCGCTCCAGCTCATGACTTCCCGGAAATGGCGGCTCCTGCTCGGCAGGGATCGTGTTGACGTAAGGCGTGCTCGCGCTGAAGGGCAGCTTTACGCCGGATACCAGCAGGTGCTGCTGCAGTTGCTGGATCAGGCCCACCGCGCGCTGCGGCCCGCGGTGGCGCAGGACGTACTCCAGCGAATCCAGCCATTCCCGCGTCTCCAGCGCCTCCTGCTCGGCCTGGGCGCGCTGCTGCTTCGCCTCTTGCTCTGCCGCCTTTTCTTCCACTGCCGCCTTGTCCAGCGCCTGCCGCTGTGTTGCCACGAGGCCACCCTTCCCTGGGATCACCGCTGTGGATGTAAACAAGTCATGTTATCAGATGGTTCAAGCGCCGCATTGCCTTCATTCGGCGCGGTTGCCAGGCCCCGCGCGCATTTCCCTCGCGTCCTTCGTGCCACCTTCGTCTCCTTTGTGGTCCGCTTTTGCCTTTCCGGTACGCGATTGCCCGATTTCCCGATCACTCGACTTGCGGCGGAAGATCGCGAACTGCTGCGTCTCTCCCACTTTCTCCATCACCCGGGCCAAGACGTCTTCGTGCACCGGATTGTGGTACACGACGATCGCCTCGCGCGCCGCAAGCCGCTCGGCAAAGTCCTGCAGCGCCGCCCGCGGCAGCGGATTGAACAGGTACACCAGCAGCCGGCCCGGCGGCAGTTCCACCTGGCGCGCGTCGCCGCAAATCGATTCAACCTGGAAGCACCTCTGGCTCTCGCTCTTGTATTGCTGGATGTTCTCCACGGCCGCGCGATGCAGCTCCGGCAATAGCTCGATGCCGGCCACGCGCGCGAACGGATAATCGGCCGCCATCAGCAGCGCGCGCCCCTTCCCCGAGCCGATGTCCAGAAACGTGTACTCGGAGTAGTCGATGCCGAGAGTGCTGAACACCTCGTGGAAGACGCCGGGGCTTGTCGGCTGATACAAAGCGCCCGCCATCGCGCCGGCCAGGTCGGACCGCCAGCCCACGTTCGCCGCCGTCGTGTCTACCCGGTGGTCCCAGTCGAAATCAATGTCGCCGTAGCGCGCCTTCCTGCGCGCCGGAGTCGAATTTCGCAGCAGGTATCCCAAGTCGTGGCCCAGGTCGCGGATCGCCCGCCACCAACCCTCGCGCCGGGCCCCCTCCCGCAGCCGCGCGCCGGCGATCGCCAACAGCGAAGGCCCGCCCCGCTCCGTCAGTTCTCCCCGATCTCTCAATTCCACGGTTCCTTCATGCCCTTCGTGCGGCCTTCATGCCCTTTGGGTTCGCTC harbors:
- a CDS encoding class I SAM-dependent methyltransferase, which translates into the protein MRDRGELTERGGPSLLAIAGARLREGARREGWWRAIRDLGHDLGYLLRNSTPARRKARYGDIDFDWDHRVDTTAANVGWRSDLAGAMAGALYQPTSPGVFHEVFSTLGIDYSEYTFLDIGSGKGRALLMAADYPFARVAGIELLPELHRAAVENIQQYKSESQRCFQVESICGDARQVELPPGRLLVYLFNPLPRAALQDFAERLAAREAIVVYHNPVHEDVLARVMEKVGETQQFAIFRRKSSDREIGQSRTGKAKADHKGDEGGTKDAREMRAGPGNRAE